In Candidatus Methylomirabilota bacterium, the sequence CCCCAGGCATGGCGGACGAGGTAGCCGAGGCCGCCCACCCAGGTCGTCACGGCGAGCAGATGCACGGCATCCAGAATGAGCAGGACGCCGCGGCCCTCGGCACGGGCCGCCGCGTGGCTCAGCACCGCGCCCGATGCGGCCAGCGCGACCGCGAGCCCGCCCAGCGCCGCCCAGGCCGGCACGCCGCCGGGGCGGCTGGCCAGACGCGCGGCGGTGAGCCCGAGGCCGAGCGCCAGCCCGATGCGCGCCACCGCCCCCCCGGCGAAGGGCGCGCCAAGAAAGGCCCCGAGCGGTAGCGCCTGCAGGCGCGCCGCGAGATCGGCCAGCGCGACCGCCATGACCGCCGCCTGCGCCAGCGCCACGAGGACCGCCGCCAGGGCGACCGATCGCAGCGCCCGAGCGACGTGCGCGTCAGGCTTGGTGTGTGGCGTGGCGCCGAGGACGACGCCGACCCAGGCCACGCCGCCCGCCGCCAGACAGGTGAAGACGAGCAACAGACCGCGCAGGATAACGTCGGCGAAGCCGGCCATGAACCGCCGTCAGGGGCCGACGCGAAACGCGAACGCCCCGCTCACCACGTGGCCGTCCGCGGACATCACCACCCACTCCACTCGCCAGGAGCCCGGTCCCAGGGCCGGCGCGGACACCTGCAGGCGGTCGGACGGCCCGCCGGGGCTGATCGCCAGCGTCCGGGCCGCTCCCCGCCCGTCGACCAGGCGCACACGACAGAGCCGCTTTTCCACGCGGTTGTTGAACACCAGCTCGATCACCGACGGGGGATTCGCCGTCTGCGCACCGGCCGGCGGCGAGGACTCCAGCAACAGCGAATGGCCGGCGGCAGCGGCGGGCAGGACGAGCCACAGCGCGCCGGCGAGCAGCGCGGCGGCCGGCGTCACCGCCAGTCGTCGAGCACCAGGTGTGTGGGGTCCTCGTAATCCTCCTGGCGGCCCCGCTGCATGCGCACCATCGTGAAGTCGACCTGGTACCCCGCCCGGAGCAGCGCGCTGTACGCGGTGGTGTAGCGCGTGTAGACGGGCAGGATGACGCGCTGGAGCCCCAGCTCGTGCCCCTGCTCCTCGAGGGCGGAGATGAACTGCTCGAGGAGCTCGACGCGCCTCTGCTGGGGATCGATGGCCAGATACTTGACGTAGAGCGCGCCCATGGGGGCCTCGCTCACGCCCGGGGTGTGGTAGATCGCGAAGCCGAGCACATCCCGCCCGCGCTCGAGCAGCAGGGTGTCGCCCAGGGCCAGGCCGTCGACGATCTCCACTTCCTTGGCCACGTCCAGACCCCGACAGATCGCGGTGGTGATACGGTGCAGCCGGGGCAGCACCGCCTTCTTCTTGGCCTCCTCGAGCGTGGAGAAGCGCCGGACCGACAGCGGGAGCTTCACCGCCCGGAGCAACGGGGGCCGCCCGTTGTGCTGGTCGAGGGCCCGGCTGGTCACCGCGGCCAGAGCCTTGGGCCGGAACCCCAGCTTGTGGTAGAGCGCGAGGTGCTTGGGGCTCGTGGGGTAGGTCACACAGCCCTGCAGCGCCGTCTTGTTCTCGTCGAAGAAGTCGAGCACCGCCTGGATGAGCTGCTGGCCGATCCTCTGGTTCTGGTAGTTGGTCAGGACGGCGACCGGCCCCAGGATCCCCACGCTGCCCCAGGTAACCCCGAGCGCGGCGCCGACGAGCTTGGTGCGGTCCTCCTCGGCCACGAAGCAGCCCCACGGCTCCATGAGCCAGCGGTGGTGCACGTACTGGGCGCCGCTGAAGGGTTGGCGCGGCCGCGTGCCGAGCTGCCGCTCCAGGAAGTCGCCGAACGTCTGGTCGATGACGTCGCGGACCCGGGAGAGATCCCCTTTGCGGACACGCCGGACGTGGACCTTGGTGAACCGCCCCTGAGAATCCGCGCCCAGCCGATCGACGGTGGCCCTCACGCGGAGACACCCGCGAGATCTTCGAGCAGGGTGATCACCGCGGAGTGGTCGAGCTGCCCCCGCCCCTTGACCCGGAGCGCGTTGAAAAGCTCCTGGACCACGGCGGTGGCGGGAAGCGGCACACCCAGCGCGCGCGCCGATTCCATGATGAGCCCGAGATCCTTGTAGTGCAGGTCCACCTTGAATCCCGGCCGGTAGCTGTTCTGGACGTAGTTCGGCGTCTTCTGGTCCAGGGCCCGCGAGCCCGCCAGACCACCGGCCAGCGCCTTGAGGGTCAGCTCGCGGTCCAGGCCGGCCTTCTTGGCGAGCGTCAGCGCCTCCCCCAGGGCCGTCAGGTTCATGGCCACGATGATCTGGTTGGCGAGCTTGGTGAAGCCGCCGAAGCCGAGCGGCCCCAGATACGTGATGGTCTTGCCCATCGTCGACAAGACGGGCAGCACCTGGTCGAACACGGCCTTGTCGCCGCCCACCATGACGGACAGCACGCCGTCGATGGCGCCCTTCTCGCCCCCGGAGACCGGCGCATCCAGCATGCGCACGCCCTTGCTCTCCAGCGTCTTGCCGACGTGCTGGGACACGATGGGCGAGATCGTCGACATGTCGATGAAGATCAGCCCCCGGCGCGCGCCCTCGGCGATCCCGTCCTTGCCCAGGGCGACCAGCTCCACGTCCGGCGAGTTCGGCAGCATCGTGATGAGCACGTCGACCTGCCCGGCCACTTCCCGCGGCGAGCCGGCAGCCTTGGCCCCGGCCTCCACCAGCTCATCCACCGGACCCCGGCTCCGGCTGTGGACAACCAGTGGGTAACCAGCTTTGAGAAGATTTCGGGCCATGGGGCGCCCCATGATACCGAGGCCAATAAATCCAATAACTTGCGGCATGCGACTCCCCAGAGGCAAGGTGGTGGAACGCGCCGTTAGTACCACATGGGGATACGGCGAATCAAGGCCTAATCCGGCGCGTAGCGCCGGGGGGGCCCCCGCTTACCGGCCCTTCGTCCCCCACAGATCCCGGGCCAGCCAGTCCAGCCCGAGGTCCTTCAGAGTCTGGGGAAGCGGCCTCCCGGTCTTGCGGTCGTAGCCGACCTTGCCGTACCACGTCTCGAGCATCTTCTCCCACTGCTCCCCGATCGCCTGGCCCTTGGCCGGGCCGTCGTGGGGAGTGGAGCCGTAGCGCACGGACGGGCACTCCTTGTCGACGCCGATGCCGCAGCGCAGGCGGACCGCTCGGAAGATCGCGGCCGTGCGACGACCGAAGCGCATCGCCTCGTCGGGCGTGTACGGCCAGCCGGTCGCCGCGCTGAGCGCGCGGGCGAGGTTCTCCAGCCGCGTACGCCCGGTGAAGATACAGATGCCCAGAGAGTCCTCGAAGTGGCGGCGGCCCCGGATGCCGGCGACCTGGGTGGCCACCTCTTCGCCGTTGAAGGGATTGATGCGCGTAGGCAGGCCCAGCTCGGCCACGTGCACGGGCACGCCGGACTCCAGCGTGCCGGTGGAGCCCGTGCAGGTGTCGAGCATCTCGTCCCAGCGCCCACGGTGGTCGTGCCCGCGCGGGGAGGCGCCCTGCGCGGTATAGATGGCGGCGTCCCGGGCCGCGCCGCCCAACCGCTCGGACGCCACCTTCACGCCCTCGGCCAGCACGTCGCCAAAGCCCTCACGCTTGACCAGCATTTGTAAGAGTTGGTTCGCCCCCTTGATATCGCCCCACTTCAGCTCGAAGCCCAGCTGATCCCTGGTGATGAGCCCGCGCTCCTGGCACTCCATCACCCAGCCGCACAGCCAGCCGAACTCGTTCACGTCGACGCAGGCCCGGTCGAGCTGGGTGTTGAGCCAGGAGATGCCCTGCTGATCGGTGGCCCCGATAGTCCAGCCCGCCCCCGACCAGCCCTCGTACTCCGGCTCGTCCACGATGGCGCCCTTGAAGTCGCCGCTGCGGATGACCTGCATGTGGCAGTGATGCATGCCGCAGGCGTTGCACTGGTGGCCGCGGTGATCGAAGCCCTCGCGCAGCTTGGGCGCCTCCCACCGACTCAGGTCGTCATAGGGCACGTTGGTGGTGTAGTTCTTGATCGGCAGCACGCCGAGCTTCCCCAGGTTCACGACGCCGGGCAGCGTCCCGTACTCGTACAGCGACTTGGCCGACGGGTCGGTCTTGAGGTCGTGGGCGATGTCGTCGGCGGCCTGCACCACGCCGCGATAGTCGGCGGCCCGCAGGGCCCGCGTGCCTTTCACGATGGCCACGGCCCGGAGGCGCTTGACGCCCATGACGGCGCCGCAGCCGTTCTTGGAGGCCACGTGGCCGTAGTCGCCGTGGATGGCGGCGAAGCGCACGAGTTTCTCGCCGGCCACGCCGGAGGTGTACACGGACAGCTGGTGGCCGGTGAGCCCCAGCATGCGGCCCAGCGCGTCCTGGGTCTCCCAGGTGTCCAGGCCCAGCAGCGGCTTGGCGTCCCGCAGCTCGATCACCTCGTCGTCGATGTAGAGGTAGACCC encodes:
- a CDS encoding 2-hydroxy-3-oxopropionate reductase translates to MPQVIGFIGLGIMGRPMARNLLKAGYPLVVHSRSRGPVDELVEAGAKAAGSPREVAGQVDVLITMLPNSPDVELVALGKDGIAEGARRGLIFIDMSTISPIVSQHVGKTLESKGVRMLDAPVSGGEKGAIDGVLSVMVGGDKAVFDQVLPVLSTMGKTITYLGPLGFGGFTKLANQIIVAMNLTALGEALTLAKKAGLDRELTLKALAGGLAGSRALDQKTPNYVQNSYRPGFKVDLHYKDLGLIMESARALGVPLPATAVVQELFNALRVKGRGQLDHSAVITLLEDLAGVSA
- a CDS encoding aldehyde ferredoxin oxidoreductase C-terminal domain-containing protein, which gives rise to MTTSAAPRSKTAASTTRLPGAYAGQLLRVDLTKKKCWAEPWSPQEMRDWLGGAGLGALILYRETGTRGGKGNVSWDHPDNRLVLATGPLAGLPVWGTGGLTVVTIGAMTNGPTSTQANGFFGTNLKYCGYDAIVIQGQSKDWVYLYIDDEVIELRDAKPLLGLDTWETQDALGRMLGLTGHQLSVYTSGVAGEKLVRFAAIHGDYGHVASKNGCGAVMGVKRLRAVAIVKGTRALRAADYRGVVQAADDIAHDLKTDPSAKSLYEYGTLPGVVNLGKLGVLPIKNYTTNVPYDDLSRWEAPKLREGFDHRGHQCNACGMHHCHMQVIRSGDFKGAIVDEPEYEGWSGAGWTIGATDQQGISWLNTQLDRACVDVNEFGWLCGWVMECQERGLITRDQLGFELKWGDIKGANQLLQMLVKREGFGDVLAEGVKVASERLGGAARDAAIYTAQGASPRGHDHRGRWDEMLDTCTGSTGTLESGVPVHVAELGLPTRINPFNGEEVATQVAGIRGRRHFEDSLGICIFTGRTRLENLARALSAATGWPYTPDEAMRFGRRTAAIFRAVRLRCGIGVDKECPSVRYGSTPHDGPAKGQAIGEQWEKMLETWYGKVGYDRKTGRPLPQTLKDLGLDWLARDLWGTKGR
- a CDS encoding copper resistance CopC family protein — its product is MTPAAALLAGALWLVLPAAAAGHSLLLESSPPAGAQTANPPSVIELVFNNRVEKRLCRVRLVDGRGAARTLAISPGGPSDRLQVSAPALGPGSWRVEWVVMSADGHVVSGAFAFRVGP
- a CDS encoding GNAT family N-acetyltransferase produces the protein MRATVDRLGADSQGRFTKVHVRRVRKGDLSRVRDVIDQTFGDFLERQLGTRPRQPFSGAQYVHHRWLMEPWGCFVAEEDRTKLVGAALGVTWGSVGILGPVAVLTNYQNQRIGQQLIQAVLDFFDENKTALQGCVTYPTSPKHLALYHKLGFRPKALAAVTSRALDQHNGRPPLLRAVKLPLSVRRFSTLEEAKKKAVLPRLHRITTAICRGLDVAKEVEIVDGLALGDTLLLERGRDVLGFAIYHTPGVSEAPMGALYVKYLAIDPQQRRVELLEQFISALEEQGHELGLQRVILPVYTRYTTAYSALLRAGYQVDFTMVRMQRGRQEDYEDPTHLVLDDWR